One part of the Dyadobacter sp. 676 genome encodes these proteins:
- a CDS encoding alginate export family protein, with the protein MKISFQPGKITVAAFSAILIAPLTRAQTPKSEPTGYLADASEEYWPADSLDRRSHIGKHVPILGGKGLISSGVNVREGFEFFRGYLWGIGPQDGNGYLLHRMLVHSDLRYKRHLRVFAELQSSFITGRNGGPRPVQELNKLAVNRLFGELTVKTAAISRLILRLGKQHLNYGQGTLLDLRDANVRRSFLGGKLQFEMAHTRLDLFAMKAIAAQKGLLDDRIDHDQRIGGLWMTQNFGERSPVKIDSYYLLISRQNSRYNQGSGTELRHTMGIGLTLKDERWFSFSELDFQWGKLGTDKILAWKMAPSLGYRLGRLPTQPVVSIQAAISSGDKDTGDGILQTFNPVYPKAIFYGFIDNAGSSNLIVVHPKTELKLATNLALTLNYYRFWRRHTADGFYAVNGSFLLPAYGTEKRVGQMVDLYAQYRAGSHWMFYLISAYYARGAYLKINPLTKSDILYFGLKTAVNI; encoded by the coding sequence ATGAAAATATCTTTCCAGCCAGGAAAAATCACAGTCGCTGCTTTTTCAGCGATCCTGATCGCGCCGCTTACCCGGGCACAAACGCCAAAATCGGAACCTACCGGCTACTTGGCTGATGCGTCAGAAGAATACTGGCCGGCCGATTCACTGGATAGACGATCCCACATCGGAAAACATGTTCCGATACTTGGTGGAAAGGGTCTAATAAGCAGCGGGGTCAACGTTCGGGAAGGTTTTGAATTTTTCAGGGGTTACTTGTGGGGTATAGGCCCGCAGGACGGCAATGGATATCTGCTCCACCGCATGTTAGTCCACAGCGATCTTCGGTACAAAAGACATTTGCGCGTTTTCGCCGAGTTGCAAAGCAGCTTTATCACCGGTCGTAACGGTGGCCCCAGGCCTGTCCAGGAGCTGAATAAACTTGCGGTTAATCGACTTTTTGGCGAGCTGACGGTAAAAACAGCGGCAATTTCCCGCCTGATACTGCGGCTGGGAAAGCAGCATTTGAATTACGGTCAAGGTACACTTCTGGATTTACGGGATGCGAATGTGCGCAGATCATTCCTGGGCGGCAAATTACAATTTGAAATGGCGCATACCAGGTTGGATCTGTTTGCCATGAAGGCGATAGCGGCGCAAAAAGGTTTGCTTGATGACAGAATCGACCACGATCAACGGATTGGTGGTCTTTGGATGACGCAAAACTTCGGAGAAAGGTCACCCGTTAAAATTGATAGCTACTATCTGCTCATTAGTCGCCAAAATAGTCGTTATAACCAAGGCAGCGGCACGGAGCTCAGACATACCATGGGGATCGGGCTCACACTGAAAGACGAGCGCTGGTTTAGCTTCTCAGAGCTCGACTTTCAATGGGGCAAACTCGGAACAGACAAAATCCTGGCATGGAAAATGGCTCCTTCCCTGGGCTACCGGCTTGGCAGGCTTCCAACACAACCAGTAGTTTCCATCCAGGCCGCCATTTCAAGCGGGGATAAGGACACCGGTGACGGTATTCTGCAAACGTTTAACCCCGTTTACCCCAAAGCCATATTTTACGGATTTATTGATAATGCCGGATCCTCAAACCTGATTGTAGTTCACCCAAAGACCGAACTAAAACTAGCAACCAATTTAGCTCTTACACTGAACTATTACCGATTCTGGCGTCGGCACACAGCGGATGGGTTTTATGCAGTAAACGGCTCTTTCTTGCTGCCAGCTTATGGTACGGAAAAACGGGTCGGGCAAATGGTTGACCTCTACGCGCAGTACCGTGCGGGTAGTCATTGGATGTTCTACCTGATTTCTGCCTACTATGCCAGAGGGGCATACTTAAAAATCAATCCTTTAACGAAAAGTGACATACTGTATTTCGGACTGAAAACGGCTGTCAACATTTAA
- a CDS encoding NADPH-dependent F420 reductase, whose protein sequence is MRLSKSDSMKKTFGIIGAGNIGQTVARHLLNAGHAVILANNSGGDSLKKITQSLGAGATAGTVQQAAQADIVLLSLPWSQVPTLKQVTDWEGKTVIDATNHFISYAPDFKVEDLGSKASSEVVASLLPGAKIVKAFNTIFYKTLAEDPRVMGGNRVLFVSGNDPISKNEVIDVIASLGFAPIDLGSLSEGSKLQQAKGALATLNLVKY, encoded by the coding sequence ATTCGACTTTCAAAATCAGACTCAATGAAAAAGACATTTGGAATTATCGGTGCAGGAAATATCGGGCAGACCGTAGCGCGCCACCTGCTCAACGCAGGACACGCGGTCATTCTCGCTAACAACAGCGGAGGCGACTCCCTAAAGAAAATCACTCAATCGCTCGGAGCGGGTGCAACGGCGGGCACTGTCCAGCAAGCCGCACAGGCCGATATTGTCTTGCTTTCCTTGCCCTGGTCGCAGGTACCCACATTAAAACAGGTCACAGACTGGGAAGGAAAGACCGTCATAGATGCAACCAACCACTTCATCAGTTACGCCCCCGACTTTAAAGTCGAAGACCTGGGCAGCAAGGCGTCCAGTGAGGTTGTTGCATCCTTGTTGCCGGGCGCCAAAATTGTAAAGGCATTTAACACAATATTTTACAAGACATTGGCCGAAGATCCTAGGGTCATGGGCGGCAATCGGGTACTATTCGTATCGGGCAATGACCCGATTTCGAAAAACGAGGTAATAGACGTGATAGCCTCTTTGGGTTTCGCTCCCATTGATTTAGGATCGCTCAGCGAGGGAAGTAAACTACAACAGGCCAAAGGAGCGCTAGCGACACTAAACCTGGTGAAATATTAG
- a CDS encoding oleate hydratase, with translation MLRPKEGIYGNVDGTDVLTTLNASNWQISIYLPYQPYFLGQAEHITVFWDTNFPHVHWETL, from the coding sequence GTGCTACGGCCGAAAGAGGGAATTTACGGTAATGTCGATGGCACGGACGTCCTAACGACTTTGAACGCCTCAAATTGGCAAATTTCTATTTATCTACCATACCAGCCCTATTTTCTTGGACAGGCTGAGCATATTACCGTATTCTGGGATACGAACTTTCCCCATGTACATTGGGAAACTTTGTAA
- a CDS encoding ATP-binding protein — protein sequence MLNPKARELFGYKDQELIGKKIETLISKRYTGNHVGKGESNAWIDKQLLRNVLFNLLSNAIKYSDNDKSIFLRMKISPGHIGIEVEDQGIGIPEQDQAHIFDRFFRAHNAGNAQGTGLGLNIVQNYINLMGGTVKFHSEAGRGTTFVVDLPNPELSQTRTEL from the coding sequence ATGTTAAATCCCAAGGCCCGGGAATTGTTTGGTTATAAAGACCAGGAACTGATCGGAAAGAAGATCGAAACGCTGATCTCGAAACGGTACACCGGCAACCACGTTGGTAAAGGTGAAAGTAATGCATGGATTGACAAACAGCTGCTGCGGAATGTCCTTTTCAACCTGCTTTCGAATGCCATCAAGTACTCGGATAATGACAAATCGATCTTTTTGAGAATGAAAATCAGCCCCGGGCACATTGGCATCGAGGTGGAAGATCAGGGTATAGGTATCCCCGAACAGGATCAGGCGCACATATTCGACCGGTTTTTCAGGGCACACAATGCGGGAAATGCGCAAGGAACAGGCCTTGGATTAAATATCGTGCAAAATTACATTAACCTCATGGGCGGCACTGTGAAGTTCCATAGCGAAGCAGGCAGAGGTACAACCTTCGTGGTAGACCTGCCCAATCCGGAGCTCTCGCAAACCAGAACAGAACTATAA
- a CDS encoding response regulator has protein sequence METRKILLIEDNPEMRENTAEILELANYEVVTARNGKEGVQQAGLTVPDLIICDIMMPELDGYGVLHMLGKDERTASIPFIFLTAKAEKDDYRKGMTMGADDYLTKPYDDVELLNAVEMRLKKSDRLKRQFERSADGLDQFIKEARTFDPIMKLAEDKKVKLLRKKRDHLY, from the coding sequence GTGGAAACGAGAAAAATACTTTTAATCGAAGATAATCCGGAAATGCGGGAAAATACTGCGGAAATACTGGAACTAGCCAACTACGAGGTTGTTACGGCCCGCAATGGCAAGGAGGGCGTGCAACAGGCCGGCCTGACAGTCCCGGACCTCATCATCTGTGACATTATGATGCCCGAACTGGATGGTTACGGTGTGTTGCATATGCTCGGGAAGGACGAGCGTACGGCTTCTATTCCTTTTATTTTCCTGACTGCCAAGGCAGAAAAAGACGATTACCGCAAAGGCATGACCATGGGCGCGGACGATTACCTGACCAAACCCTATGACGATGTCGAACTGCTGAATGCAGTTGAAATGCGCCTCAAAAAGAGCGACCGGCTCAAACGACAGTTCGAACGCTCGGCCGACGGCCTTGACCAGTTCATTAAAGAAGCTCGGACCTTCGACCCGATCATGAAACTGGCGGAAGACAAGAAAGTGAAGTTGCTTCGCAAAAAAAGAGACCATTTATACTGA
- a CDS encoding cyclic nucleotide-binding domain-containing protein: protein MYTEGSYPSHVFFLQKGKVKAYKANENGKEYITDLHKEGDFFGYLDLLQGEPYEETAIALENRRWQ from the coding sequence ATTTATACTGAAGGCAGTTATCCATCACATGTATTTTTCCTTCAAAAAGGAAAGGTAAAGGCTTATAAGGCCAATGAAAATGGCAAAGAATACATTACAGACCTGCATAAGGAGGGGGATTTCTTCGGCTATCTGGACTTGCTGCAGGGAGAGCCCTACGAAGAGACGGCCATTGCATTGGAGAATCGGAGGTGGCAATGA
- a CDS encoding Crp/Fnr family transcriptional regulator: MIPKDDFFSLLQGNREVASKFIRMLSNEIKDREERLLQLAYNSVRKRVAQALVMLVQRYQEDRSKPFSMAVTREDIASMVGTATETVIRTLSDFKDERLVDMKGSLITVLEYEKLVRMRN; this comes from the coding sequence ATGATCCCGAAAGACGATTTTTTTAGCCTGCTGCAAGGCAACCGCGAAGTAGCGTCGAAATTCATCCGGATGCTGTCCAATGAGATCAAAGACCGCGAAGAGCGGCTGTTGCAGCTGGCTTATAACTCTGTGCGTAAGCGGGTTGCACAAGCGCTCGTCATGCTGGTGCAGCGATATCAGGAAGACCGTTCGAAGCCGTTTTCGATGGCTGTTACGCGGGAAGACATTGCTTCAATGGTCGGTACTGCAACCGAAACGGTGATCAGGACGCTTTCCGACTTCAAGGACGAACGCCTTGTCGACATGAAAGGTAGCCTGATCACCGTTCTCGAATATGAAAAACTGGTCCGGATGCGAAATTAA
- a CDS encoding helix-turn-helix domain-containing protein: MDQMTFEQLPQVVGEIRERLLRIEDQLEALLCSEKTPSYLSISEAAEFLNLAKSTLYIKVCRMEIPVHKKGKRLYFDRAELHQWIKNSRRKTSDELHAEADQYLKLPTNKRRIIS; this comes from the coding sequence ATGGATCAAATGACATTTGAGCAATTGCCGCAAGTCGTCGGTGAGATCAGAGAGCGGTTACTTCGTATAGAAGATCAATTAGAAGCGTTGCTTTGCTCTGAGAAGACGCCAAGTTATTTAAGTATTTCCGAAGCGGCAGAATTTCTAAACTTGGCTAAGTCCACGCTGTATATCAAGGTTTGCCGAATGGAAATACCTGTACACAAAAAAGGCAAGCGGCTATATTTTGATAGAGCAGAGCTACATCAATGGATCAAGAATAGCAGAAGGAAGACTAGCGATGAGCTCCATGCTGAGGCAGATCAATATTTGAAGCTTCCAACAAATAAACGGCGAATTATCAGTTGA
- a CDS encoding site-specific integrase, with product MSKVTLRRRTIGKGRMSLYLDIYPPVANPDNGIPVRKHYLRIFIYEKPKTELERLHNKETMELAETIRSRRQLDVQNQRFGFLSSRMMNGDFVSFFEAQKDKRKGTSRINWEMAIAYFKQFAGDKVLFPRLNETFSEEYADFLLSGPGIGRIKRKISRNTAVSYFAKYRATLKEAFKNGFLPVNLGEIISAITPKDTHREFLFEEEVQKLVDTGCRSEVIKRASLFSILTGLRFSDISTLDWSELRGQAGDYYIQFLTDKTGRAEFMPISDQAYGLLGQKGEGRVFKRLKYTQVNYILPEWLKDAGIEKRISFHCFRHTFATLQLLLGTDIVTVSKLLGHQDIKTTMIYVKIVDKLKRDASHRIKLNIAASALVFQE from the coding sequence ATGAGCAAGGTAACGCTAAGGCGCAGAACAATAGGCAAGGGAAGAATGTCGCTTTACCTGGACATCTATCCTCCGGTTGCAAATCCTGACAATGGAATTCCTGTCAGAAAGCACTATCTGAGAATTTTCATCTACGAGAAACCTAAAACCGAGCTGGAAAGGCTGCATAATAAGGAAACAATGGAGCTGGCCGAAACCATCCGCTCCCGAAGGCAACTGGACGTGCAAAATCAGCGCTTTGGTTTTTTGTCAAGCAGGATGATGAATGGCGATTTTGTAAGCTTCTTCGAAGCTCAGAAGGATAAGAGGAAGGGAACAAGTCGGATAAACTGGGAAATGGCCATTGCTTACTTCAAGCAATTTGCAGGCGACAAAGTGCTTTTTCCGCGGCTCAATGAAACGTTCAGCGAAGAATACGCAGATTTTCTCTTATCCGGACCAGGTATCGGTCGGATCAAAAGGAAGATATCTCGCAACACCGCGGTCAGTTATTTTGCCAAATATCGCGCGACTTTGAAAGAAGCGTTCAAAAATGGGTTTTTGCCCGTTAATCTCGGGGAAATTATCAGTGCAATCACTCCCAAGGATACGCATCGGGAGTTCCTTTTTGAAGAAGAGGTGCAAAAGCTCGTCGATACTGGTTGCCGTTCGGAAGTCATCAAAAGAGCGTCATTGTTCTCAATTCTGACGGGGTTAAGATTTTCGGATATCAGCACCCTTGATTGGTCAGAGCTCAGAGGCCAGGCGGGTGATTACTACATCCAATTTTTGACCGACAAAACAGGAAGGGCGGAGTTTATGCCGATCTCGGATCAGGCCTATGGTTTGTTGGGGCAGAAAGGGGAAGGTCGAGTATTTAAGAGGCTGAAATATACCCAAGTAAACTACATCCTGCCGGAATGGCTGAAAGACGCGGGAATCGAAAAGCGTATTAGTTTTCATTGCTTCCGACATACGTTTGCGACCTTGCAGCTCTTGTTGGGGACAGATATTGTAACAGTTTCCAAGCTATTGGGGCATCAGGATATTAAGACTACGATGATCTACGTGAAAATCGTTGACAAACTGAAAAGGGATGCGTCGCATAGGATCAAATTAAACATTGCAGCTAGCGCTCTCGTGTTCCAGGAGTAG
- a CDS encoding helix-turn-helix domain-containing protein, translating into MSSNISITRICQHCGNEFTAKTTVTKFCGDDCAKRNYKLRRKTAKLQKMNEKITESNRQTQLVRDAPKMRLLEKEFLSVKEAALILGCSDRAIHLMISSGRLPAINLGIRKTRILRAELQRLFELPELRVKPVQKVKLVEEPLSKENCYTVEEITKSWGVTRDSVYSMVNRKKIPKFQQGKEIYISKKHIEKAYRLAKGGGK; encoded by the coding sequence ATGAGCTCTAACATTTCCATCACCAGAATATGCCAGCATTGTGGTAATGAGTTCACAGCGAAAACAACTGTGACAAAATTTTGCGGCGATGATTGCGCTAAGCGGAATTACAAACTCAGGCGGAAAACCGCCAAGCTGCAAAAGATGAACGAGAAAATCACTGAAAGTAATCGTCAGACCCAGCTGGTCAGAGATGCTCCGAAGATGCGGCTTCTGGAAAAGGAGTTTCTCTCGGTCAAGGAAGCGGCGCTAATCCTTGGATGTTCCGACCGGGCGATCCATTTGATGATTAGTTCAGGTAGGTTGCCGGCCATTAACTTAGGTATACGTAAGACAAGGATACTCAGGGCAGAATTGCAGCGATTGTTTGAGCTTCCTGAACTGAGAGTGAAGCCTGTCCAGAAAGTTAAGCTTGTAGAAGAGCCGCTCAGCAAGGAAAATTGCTATACGGTGGAGGAGATTACAAAATCCTGGGGTGTTACCCGAGATTCAGTCTACAGCATGGTCAACAGAAAGAAGATACCTAAATTTCAACAGGGCAAAGAGATTTATATTTCCAAAAAGCATATCGAGAAGGCATACCGTTTAGCGAAAGGAGGTGGCAAATGA
- the mnmE gene encoding tRNA uridine-5-carboxymethylaminomethyl(34) synthesis GTPase MnmE yields MNTEPVHQQEVICALATPSGVGAIGVIRVSGLGAIAMVNNIFKGKNLEKADSHTVHFGTINAGDEVIDEVLVTVFKTPRSFTKEDSVEISCHGSDYIIRQILKLLITKGARIAKPGEFTQRAFLNGQFDLVQAEAVADLIAADSRASHKTALNQLRGGFSRKLATLRSELIHFASLIELELDFGEEDVEFAQRDDLRRLIDALLSTIEPLISSFDFGNAIKEGVPVAIIGSPNVGKSTLLNALLNEEKAIVTSIAGTTRDVIEDTMVLDGLKFRFIDTAGIRETNDVVESIGIERSKAAMDKADIVIFLFDSAETLAENRALAALLPANKQVLFVLNKTDINPSLADSLSSEDPGIIPISAHTQRNLSALTEKLVSLVHKQAAGDTVVTNLRHYEHLLKTSNSLTDVLNGLSLGVTGDFLAQDIRLALHHLGEITGTIVTDDLLDNIFSKFCIGK; encoded by the coding sequence ATGAATACAGAACCAGTCCATCAGCAGGAAGTGATTTGCGCGCTCGCCACGCCCTCGGGCGTGGGCGCGATAGGTGTTATACGTGTGTCTGGCCTGGGCGCCATTGCCATGGTCAATAACATATTTAAGGGCAAAAACCTCGAAAAAGCCGACTCTCACACCGTGCATTTCGGCACCATCAATGCCGGCGACGAAGTTATCGACGAGGTGCTCGTGACCGTTTTCAAAACGCCGCGCTCGTTTACCAAAGAAGACTCCGTTGAAATCTCTTGCCACGGCTCAGATTACATTATCCGCCAGATATTAAAGTTGCTTATTACCAAAGGCGCCCGCATTGCCAAACCCGGCGAGTTCACCCAGCGCGCTTTTTTGAACGGACAATTTGACCTCGTCCAGGCCGAAGCCGTCGCCGACCTCATCGCCGCCGACTCCCGGGCCAGTCATAAAACCGCATTGAATCAGCTGCGGGGAGGGTTTTCCAGAAAACTGGCCACCCTGCGTTCCGAACTGATCCATTTCGCATCCCTGATCGAGCTCGAACTCGACTTCGGCGAGGAGGATGTGGAGTTCGCCCAACGTGACGACTTGCGGCGGTTAATCGATGCCTTGCTTTCGACTATCGAGCCGTTGATCAGCTCCTTCGATTTTGGGAATGCCATCAAGGAAGGTGTGCCGGTGGCCATTATCGGCTCGCCCAATGTCGGTAAATCGACCTTGTTGAATGCATTGTTAAACGAAGAAAAGGCGATTGTAACCAGCATTGCGGGCACCACGCGCGACGTGATTGAGGATACGATGGTGCTCGACGGCTTAAAATTCCGCTTCATCGACACGGCTGGCATTCGGGAAACCAACGACGTCGTCGAATCGATCGGCATCGAGCGCTCGAAAGCCGCGATGGATAAGGCGGATATTGTGATATTCCTCTTCGATAGCGCTGAAACTTTGGCTGAAAACCGTGCGCTGGCTGCGCTGCTGCCCGCTAACAAACAAGTGCTATTTGTTTTAAATAAAACCGATATTAACCCTTCGCTGGCTGATTCGCTATCTTCGGAAGATCCGGGCATTATCCCCATTTCCGCCCATACCCAGCGGAACTTGTCCGCACTGACCGAAAAACTTGTTTCACTCGTCCACAAGCAGGCCGCCGGCGATACCGTTGTGACGAACCTGCGGCATTATGAGCACTTGTTGAAGACCTCGAATTCGCTTACCGATGTTTTGAATGGGCTGTCTCTGGGCGTTACCGGTGATTTTCTTGCGCAGGACATCCGGCTGGCACTGCATCATCTGGGGGAGATAACAGGGACGATTGTTACGGATGATTTGCTGGATAATATTTTTTCGAAGTTTTGTATCGGGAAATAA
- a CDS encoding 7-carboxy-7-deazaguanine synthase QueE → MEAFYTLQGEGQHSGRAAYFIRLGGCDVGCHWCDVKESWDAGIHPKYDVGTIVDGAMRYPGRLAVVTGGEPLMYNLDGLTGALQAAGFKTNIETSGVYPFTGRWDWVCFSPKKFKTPHPDIYGNADELKVIVYNKSDFDFAEEHAAKVSPDCTLLLQPEWSKQDAMLPLIIDYIKDNPKWKMSLQTHKFMNIP, encoded by the coding sequence ATGGAAGCCTTTTACACCTTGCAGGGAGAAGGCCAGCACAGCGGTCGTGCCGCGTACTTCATCCGCCTCGGCGGCTGCGATGTGGGCTGCCATTGGTGTGATGTGAAGGAGTCGTGGGACGCCGGCATCCATCCCAAATACGACGTCGGCACGATTGTGGACGGTGCAATGCGATATCCCGGCCGGCTGGCGGTGGTTACCGGCGGGGAGCCGCTGATGTACAATCTCGACGGGCTTACGGGCGCATTACAGGCCGCGGGTTTCAAAACCAACATCGAAACCTCGGGTGTGTATCCGTTCACGGGGCGTTGGGACTGGGTATGTTTTTCTCCGAAGAAATTCAAAACGCCCCACCCCGACATTTATGGCAACGCCGACGAACTGAAGGTGATCGTTTATAACAAAAGCGACTTCGATTTTGCCGAAGAACATGCCGCCAAAGTCTCGCCCGATTGCACACTGCTGCTACAACCCGAATGGAGTAAGCAGGACGCGATGCTGCCTTTGATAATTGACTATATCAAAGACAATCCCAAATGGAAAATGTCGTTACAAACTCACAAGTTTATGAACATTCCATAA
- a CDS encoding OmpA family protein, which translates to MHRIILFCIALGTFTLQSVSAQEVTLSRKAREVYDKAQKAWQERRLPEATELFLKVLEIEPDSYDTHLRLAQVYELQRNPDLTRKHYYKAIRIRPDAPQSAPAFQWIGRDHFNAQRYDSAQVYFEKALALFPARSSLGRLAEKSVASSKFAQQAVKNPLVIEKKSLGDTVNFLETQYFPVMTADDETLIFTGLTANRDENIYVTRRGKSGLAADRSPADRWDVPEEISKAINTTNNEGTCTVSADGRTLVFTACNRPDGYGSCDLYISHKEGKEWSQPVNLGQEVNSREWESQPSLSADGHTLYFASDRKGGVGKRDIWVTGLDDKKQWTAPRNLGPAINTPDDENAPFIHANGRTLFYSSNGLPGMGGFDIFITQKIDTAWAPATNIGYPINTVSDQVGLFIASNGENAYYTDDNTEKGNGRSLLYTFRVPESLQKIITPTRYAKGRVFDKKTGAVLASDIDLFDLKTQTKVGSFTSDSQNGSFLAVLNSGGEYAFYVSKPGYLFKSLSFSVDKDQSFVNLEIPLEAIEKDRAEVLNNIFFKTGEYILDDKSKVELDKLTDFLSKNKAIKIEISGHTDDVGSDTENMALSQRRAQSVQYYLQQSGIAADRILAKGYGETKPVAPNDSDENRQKNRRIEWRIL; encoded by the coding sequence ATGCACCGGATTATTCTTTTCTGTATAGCGCTCGGCACATTTACGCTTCAATCCGTTTCAGCTCAGGAAGTTACATTATCCAGAAAAGCGCGGGAAGTATATGATAAGGCACAAAAGGCCTGGCAGGAAAGAAGGCTCCCCGAAGCTACCGAACTGTTCTTAAAAGTGCTCGAAATTGAACCTGACAGTTACGATACGCATCTGAGGCTGGCCCAGGTTTACGAGCTCCAACGAAATCCCGACCTTACCCGGAAACACTATTACAAGGCGATCCGGATAAGGCCCGACGCACCGCAATCCGCACCGGCGTTTCAATGGATCGGCCGCGACCATTTCAATGCACAGCGCTACGACTCCGCACAGGTTTATTTTGAGAAGGCACTTGCGTTGTTCCCGGCCAGGTCCAGTTTAGGCCGACTGGCGGAAAAGTCCGTGGCCTCGTCGAAATTTGCGCAGCAGGCGGTAAAAAACCCGCTGGTGATCGAGAAAAAATCGCTGGGCGATACGGTCAATTTCCTGGAAACGCAATATTTTCCCGTAATGACAGCCGATGACGAAACATTGATATTCACCGGATTGACGGCAAACCGCGACGAAAACATTTACGTCACCCGCCGTGGCAAAAGTGGCCTCGCGGCGGACCGCAGCCCGGCTGACCGCTGGGATGTTCCCGAAGAAATTTCGAAAGCCATTAACACGACCAATAACGAGGGCACCTGTACGGTTTCCGCCGACGGCCGCACGCTCGTTTTCACCGCCTGCAACCGGCCCGACGGCTATGGAAGCTGCGATTTGTATATTTCCCATAAAGAAGGGAAAGAATGGAGCCAGCCGGTTAACCTGGGACAGGAAGTCAACTCCCGCGAATGGGAGTCGCAGCCTTCGCTTTCCGCCGACGGCCATACGCTCTATTTCGCCTCCGACCGCAAAGGCGGCGTCGGCAAGCGCGACATCTGGGTGACGGGCCTCGACGATAAAAAGCAATGGACTGCTCCCCGAAACCTCGGTCCGGCCATTAATACGCCCGACGATGAGAATGCGCCATTCATCCACGCCAATGGCCGGACGCTGTTCTATTCATCCAACGGGCTGCCTGGCATGGGCGGTTTCGACATTTTCATTACCCAAAAAATAGATACGGCCTGGGCCCCCGCGACAAATATCGGCTACCCTATCAACACTGTTTCGGACCAGGTTGGCCTGTTCATCGCGTCCAACGGCGAGAATGCCTATTATACCGACGATAACACGGAAAAAGGCAATGGCCGCTCGTTGCTGTATACTTTTCGTGTGCCCGAATCCCTGCAAAAGATCATCACGCCCACGCGCTACGCGAAGGGTAGAGTGTTCGATAAAAAAACAGGGGCCGTACTGGCCTCCGATATCGACCTGTTTGATCTGAAAACGCAAACCAAAGTCGGCTCGTTTACATCCGACAGCCAGAACGGTTCGTTTTTGGCGGTCTTGAATAGTGGCGGTGAATATGCGTTCTACGTTTCAAAACCGGGTTATTTGTTTAAAAGCCTTTCATTCTCAGTCGATAAGGATCAGTCGTTCGTGAATCTCGAAATCCCGCTTGAAGCGATCGAAAAAGACCGCGCGGAGGTTTTGAACAATATTTTTTTCAAAACAGGCGAGTACATTCTGGACGACAAATCGAAGGTCGAGCTCGACAAGCTGACCGACTTTCTGAGTAAAAACAAAGCCATTAAAATCGAAATATCCGGCCATACGGACGACGTCGGTTCGGATACGGAGAACATGGCTCTTTCGCAACGCCGGGCACAGTCGGTACAATATTATCTGCAGCAATCGGGAATTGCGGCCGACCGCATTTTGGCCAAAGGTTATGGAGAAACAAAGCCCGTGGCACCCAACGATTCCGACGAAAACCGCCAGAAAAACCGAAGAATCGAGTGGCGCATCCTTTGA